From one Desulfurobacteriaceae bacterium genomic stretch:
- a CDS encoding histidine triad nucleotide-binding protein, which translates to MCVFCKIINREIPSKIVYEDETVIAFHDINPQAPVHILIVPKEHIETVNDLEEKHEKLIGHVFTVAKKIAKEFGIAESGYRVIVNCNKDGGQEVYHLHYHLLGGKALGSLVCK; encoded by the coding sequence ATGTGCGTTTTCTGTAAGATAATAAACAGAGAAATTCCCTCTAAAATTGTTTATGAAGACGAGACAGTAATTGCATTTCACGATATTAATCCTCAAGCTCCCGTTCATATCTTAATAGTGCCAAAAGAACATATAGAAACCGTTAACGACCTTGAAGAAAAACACGAAAAACTAATAGGACATGTCTTTACCGTCGCCAAAAAAATAGCCAAAGAGTTTGGAATAGCTGAGAGTGGTTATAGAGTAATTGTTAACTGTAACAAAGATGGAGGACAGGAAGTTTACCACCTTCACTATCACTTGCTTGGAGGAAAAGCTTTAGGGTCCCTGGTTTGTAAATAA
- a CDS encoding penicillin-binding transpeptidase domain-containing protein: MKRLKFLLGTLVLLSFFSFVVYKVPIKEVKQEKIGEEKPRFLWKLVNDFSYQYELFKKASVENGKYVLRTKEYTIIFTVNPELQSKVKKEFKRYKVKYGAYVAFDKDGKTICAVSSLDYPDLTSKRTFPAASTFKIITTAAALETKVADINTKLKCGGHDDSCSPSVWLSSPYRITRSLKTAFAYSSNPYFGNLGRLIGKEKLLEFAKKFGFNRQDYGFPWGIVRKPLDDYDLALMAAGLGETRISPFHEALISLIVLNDGKMSKPSLIDKIYDKDGNVVYSFKKEFLEDVISEETAEKLKKMMIATVRFGTVSDKRFFKILRRKYPSVLVGGKSGTLSELTYPEGRCEWFTGFMVYGGKEIAFSSLAVNGSKYYISGYGLGALVSMDLVKYYSAILKKKKERGG, from the coding sequence TTGAAGAGACTTAAGTTTCTTTTGGGAACACTAGTTTTACTTAGTTTTTTTAGCTTCGTTGTTTACAAAGTGCCAATTAAGGAAGTCAAACAGGAAAAAATTGGAGAAGAAAAGCCCCGCTTTTTATGGAAACTGGTTAACGATTTCTCCTATCAGTATGAACTCTTTAAGAAGGCTTCTGTAGAGAACGGAAAATACGTTCTCAGGACAAAAGAATATACTATAATCTTTACCGTAAATCCTGAACTTCAGTCAAAAGTTAAAAAGGAATTCAAAAGATACAAGGTAAAGTACGGAGCTTACGTTGCCTTTGACAAGGATGGAAAAACAATTTGTGCAGTTTCAAGTTTAGACTATCCTGACTTAACTTCAAAGAGGACTTTTCCAGCAGCTTCTACTTTCAAGATTATAACTACAGCTGCTGCTTTAGAGACAAAAGTCGCTGATATCAACACGAAACTGAAGTGTGGTGGACATGACGACTCATGTTCACCGTCCGTTTGGTTAAGTAGTCCTTACAGAATAACAAGAAGTCTAAAAACAGCTTTTGCATATTCCTCAAATCCTTACTTTGGAAATCTTGGAAGGCTTATTGGGAAAGAAAAACTCTTGGAATTTGCTAAAAAGTTTGGATTTAATAGGCAAGATTATGGTTTCCCTTGGGGAATAGTAAGAAAACCTCTAGATGATTATGATTTAGCTTTAATGGCTGCAGGTCTTGGAGAAACAAGGATAAGCCCTTTCCATGAAGCATTAATTTCGTTGATAGTTTTAAATGACGGGAAAATGTCCAAACCCTCCCTTATAGATAAAATTTACGATAAGGACGGAAACGTTGTTTATTCTTTTAAGAAAGAGTTTTTAGAAGATGTTATTTCTGAGGAGACTGCAGAGAAGCTGAAAAAGATGATGATTGCTACCGTGAGGTTTGGAACAGTATCAGATAAAAGATTCTTCAAAATTCTTAGGAGAAAATATCCGAGCGTTCTTGTTGGAGGAAAAAGTGGAACACTTTCAGAGTTAACATATCCAGAAGGAAGGTGTGAGTGGTTTACAGGGTTTATGGTTTACGGTGGAAAAGAGATAGCATTTTCTTCTCTTGCAGTAAACGGTAGTAAATACTACATTTCCGGCTATGGGCTTGGGGCATTAGTTTCTATGGATCTCGTTAAGTACTATTCTGCTATACTTAAAAAGAAAAAAGAAAGAGGAGGTTAA